A window of Vicinamibacterales bacterium genomic DNA:
GGCTCGTCGTTGCGCTTCCAGCGCACCAGCGACTCGAACCCGACGCACATCCCCGAGGCCAGCATCACGATCGGCTGGTAGTGCACCTCGAAGTCGTTCGCCGCGACCGCGCGCCGCAGATCGTTCTCGAGGCTCAGCCGATCGCGCACGCGCGCGTGCATGGCCGCGTCGAACACTTCGTGGCGCGCCTTGCCACGCGACTTGGCGTGGTACATCGCCGTGTCGGCGTCGCGCATGATCTCTTCCGGGTTGCCGTAGTGCGCAGGCCCGAAGGCGATGCCGATGCTCGCCGACGTGAACGCCTCGCGGCCGGCAATCGAGAACGGCGCGCTGAGCGTGTGCTGGATCCGCCCGGCGATGGCGTTGGCCTGCGTGTCGTCGTTTAGGCCGTTGAGGAACACCGCGAACTCGTCGCCGCCCAGGCGCGCGAGCGTGTCCCCCTGACGCAGGCAGGTCTCGAGGCGGCGCGAGGCGGCCACCAGCAGCTCGTCGCCGACCATGTGGCCGAGGCTGTCGTTGACGATCTTGAACCGATCGAGATCCAGATAGAGCACGGCGAAGCCGCCGCCCGCCCGCTGGCGGCTTTCCTCGAGCCGGCGACCGATGCCGTCGACGAACACCGCGCGGTTCGACAGGCCGGTGAGGGAATCGACGAAGCCGACGCTGCGCAGGCGCTCCTGCGCCGCTGCCTGCTCGGTCGTGTCGGTGAGCGATCCGGCGATCCGTACCGGCTTGTAACCCTTGCCGCGGACGGCCACGCCGCGACAGAGGAACCGGCGGTACTCGCCGTCTTCGTGCTTGATCCGGTGCTCGTGCTGGAACACCTGGGTCGTGCCGGCCAGATGCGCCTGCAGTGCGGCGTCGAGCTGGGCGAGGTCCTCGGCGTGCACGCGATCGAGCCACTCCGACGGTCCGCCGCTCGCGGCGTGCGCCGGGAGCCCGATCATCGCGCGCCACCGCGCCGAAACGTAGAACTCCTGCGTCTGCAGGTTCCACTGCCAGAGCCCGTCGTTCGCTCCTTCCGCCGCGAGGGCCAGCCGCTCGCCGCTCCGCCGCAGCTCATGCTCGGCGCGCGCCCGCTCGGTCGTGTCCTGCCAGAGGAGCGCCACCCCGCCGGTGACCGGCACGATCCGGACCTGCGCCATGCGCGTCTCGGTGCCGGCGGGTAGCCGCAGGTTGTTGAGCACCCGCGTCTGCTGGTCCTTCATGGTGTCGGCGATGGCGCGCGGCAGATCGCTCCCCGAGAGCGCCGGCACCGCCGAGGTGATCGGCCGCCCGATCGCCTGCCGCGCCGGCGTTTGCAGGAGACGCTCGAGCGCGTCGTTCCACATCGTCACGCGGCCGGCGGCGTCGAGGACTGACATCCCCTGATCGAGGTAGTCGAGCACTTCGCGCCGGCGGTGCTGCTCGTCGAGCCGGTGCACGTAGTCGGCGTAAGTCCGGTAGCCGAGCCAGAGCGCCACGCCGAGCACCGGCGCGACGTTCCACATGCGGCGATCGATCACCTGAACGACGCCGATCGAGACGACGGCGCCGAGGAGATACACCGGACACCCGGCCAGCGCGCGGCGCGGCCATGAACGGTCGATGCTGCGCCGGCGGGCCAGCGGGACCACGACTTCGACAAGCAGGCCCTGCGTGAGGTGATAGGCCACGACCGCCGCCGCAATCGGCACGGCCAGCCACGGCCACAGAAACGCGTTCGGGATGAATCGCGCCAGCGCCGCGTGCACCAGCTCGGCGCTCTCGATCGCGACGACGACGACCCCGGTATCGAGCAGCGCCTGCACGGGGACAGTCCGGCCCGTCACGAACCCCGGCGTCAGCGTCACGGCGGCGCCGACCAGCATCGCCACGTTCGAGCCCTCGAGCAGGAGCGTCGTGAAGACGATGATGAAGGCCGGCGGCATGATCGCGCGCTGGCTGGCGGAAGGATCCTGCGCACGCAGACAGGCCGTCAGCATCGCCGACAGGGCAAGCGCACCAAGCTCGAGGAGCCTGGACGTCGGCGTCCAGCCCGCGAGCCACGGCGTCAACACTGTGGCGGCCAAAAGCCCCACGAAAGCAAGGACGGCGAGACGGCGGGAGATGGCCATGTACAGACGACGAAGTATGCCTGGTGTGCAAAGGCGACACCACAGAGTGGTTAACCATAAGCTTTATAATGTCAACCACTTGCAAGCTGGAGCCTGAGCGGAGCGCTCACCTTGTGTTCCGGGACGGAACAACGGCAGCGACAAGACTGTGTGCGGGGTTCTCGAGAACCCCGCGGAGACGCGAGGCTTTTTCGCGGCGTGCGGGTGGCGGCGTCTACGCCGGGATGCGAAGCAGCCGGTGCGCGTTGTCCCAGGCGATCTTGCTGAAGATCTGCGGGGGCGCCGCAGCCTTCAACACGGCGAGTGTTTCACGCGCGACGCACCTGCCCGCAAGCCGCGCCGCCGCCGGGTTGTTGGCCTGGCTGACGCCAGCGCCGTGGCCGTCGCTGCAGCTGCAGTCGCTGCCGAAGAGCAGCTTGTCCTGATGGCGCTTGAGGAAGTCGGGGGTAAAAGATGGATCACGCGACAGGGCGTTGTTGCCCGAGTTCGCCGAGCAGTCGCCATATAGGTTTGCGTAGTCCGAGAGCAGGCGATCGGTGAGGCCGCCCCTCGCGATCGGCCCCGACGGATACGCGGCTTCGTTGTGGTAGTCGGCGCTCACGTTCGCCCAGAAGGCGTCGGCATGGCCGATGAACGTCGTCCGGGGAAAGGCCTTGAGGATGCCTTCGAAGGTCTTCGCGTAGCCGGTACTCCACGTGCCTTCGCCTTCGAAGTGATCGACTTCCTGGAAGTGGATGAGCACCGGGACTTTCAGCTCCGCCGCGAGCGCATACATGCGGCGCAGTTCGGGACCATCCGCCGCGACATGGAACTTCAGCTCGCCGAAACCCTGCGCACCGTCCTTGACCGCCTGCGTGAGCTGCGCTTCGGCCTCCGGCTTGGTGATATCGACCGCATTGAACCAGGTGAACCGATGCGGCGCGAGCGTCTCGACACTCTGGACCTGATCGCGAACCGCGCCACGCGTCAACAGGTTGGCCTTGGTTATCCCGGCGCCGTCGACGTGGGCGAGGTTCGCGGCGGCGGCGGGACGCATGTGGTGATGCAGATCGAACACCGGCGAACCCCATTCGCTCGACGGGGCGCCCTGGCGCCGCAGCAGCGGCAGGACGGCGGCTGCGGTGACGGTTTCAAGGAATTCTCGCCGGCTCGGCATGCCGGGAGCATAGATCAAGTGTCGCGAACGGCCGGCGTAATTCAACCGCGGCCGACGACCGGGCGATCGGCCTATTTCGCGGCGCGACAGCCGCGTCACTCCACCTTCGTCGGCTTGACGTCGATAGGGACCGATCGGTCGTCCTCCGCCGGCGGTACCTGTCTGCGCCGCACCGCGATGAGGAGCGCCACGCAGCCGGTCCAGGTTGGCAACAGATCGGCGACCGGCACGAACTCGATGACGAAGGTGGGGAGCAGCAGTGGATGGAAGCCGATGAGTACGGAGACGACGATCATCGTGGCGACGTCGAGAATCTCGTCGGCGAAGACCCAGCCGAGCGGCCCGAGCAGGAACTGCAGGATGTCGGTGGCGGCGGCGACGGCGTAGGCGGCTCGGATGCGCGCCCGCGTCAGGCCCGACGCGGGCGGACCCCAGAGCCGGGTGGCCCAGGTCCACGTCATGCCTCCAGTTTACGACGCGAGTATCGATCGGCGACGGGTCAGCCGAGCCGTTTGCGCTACTTCACGGTCAGCGTCATGGCGAGCGCCACCGCGAGGACGAGCGATCGGCGCGTCATCGCTTTCCGTTGAACGTCGCCAGCCAAATTTCCCCCTCCGTCCCCGTCTCGGTGTAGGTGATCCAGCGCGCGTCGGCGGTCAGCCCCACGCTGCGGCCCGATGGAGTAGCCGCCGACCGGCAGGAGCAGCTTCGTCGCACGAGTCCGGACGTCCGCGAGCAGAATACCGGCGTCGTTGCGAACCAGCAGGCGGTCGTTGTCGGGCAGCCAGACCGGGGTGCTCCAGTTGAACGTCGGCATCGGGATGACGGTGAACTGGCGGGCGGCGATGTCGTAGACGGCGGTCCCCCCCGTCGTGGAGTCGCTGTGCATCGCCAGTCCGGCGAGACGGCGTCCGTCTGCAGACCATGACGCCGGCCAGAAGGCGGTGTCGGCGGCAATCTGCGGCATCGACTCTGCCGGCGGCTGCGCCGGCGGCTGCGTCACGTCGATGATCTGCCACCAGGGCTTGGACACCGCTGAGGCGGGGATGCGCCTGCCATCGGGCGCCCACGTCGGAAAGTTCAGCGGCAGCAGGCTCCGCGTCAGGCGCTCGAGGCCGCTGCCGTCCGGACGCACCGTCCACACCTCGTAACTGCCGCTGCGATCCGAATAGAACAGGAGACGTTTTCCATCCGGCGACCACTGCGGGCTCCGGTTCCGGAAGTCGTCGTCGGTGATGCGGCGGTACTCCGAGCCGTCCGTCCGCGCGACGATGATCGACTCGCGCTCGCCGGTTTCCATCAGCGCCACCCACTGCTGATCGGGTGAGATCGCGTGGTCGCGGATGGCGTGGGAGCCCTTCAGCATGGGGACCGGCGATCCGGTGACCGTCTCGCGTACGGAATCGAACGGCAACTTGAAGAGCGTCGATCGCCAGTTCACGCTCGCGAAGGCCAGGCGCGAGCCGTCGCGCGAGAACGAATAGAAGCCGCTCCACGCCGACGGCGTCGTGATCGGTTCCGGCTGGCCGCGCGTGCGGCCGGTGGCCTCGTCGATCGCGACGCGCCACAGGTTCATCGTGCCACCGCGCCGGCTCGAGAAATAGAGGAAACGGCCGTCGGGCGACCATGCCGGACTCCAGTCGACCGCGGTGTCGTTGGTGACTTCGGTCGGGCCCGTGTCGAGCTCCGATCCGTCGGCCGCGATGGTCCAGAGATCGCGCTGCCCGCTCCCTTGGCGCAGACCCCAGTAGGCGATGCGCTGGCCGTGCGGCGACCACGCCGGCTGCATCCCGTCCGCGTCCTTCAACACCTGCCGCCGGTCGCCGCTGGCGACGTTCAGGACGGTCAGCCCATCGGCCATCGATCCGCGGTCGGTCGGGGAGATGAATCGGCCGTGCGAGACGACGATCTCCTTGCCGTCAGGCGACCAGCTCGGGTTGTAGCCGACGTCGGTCAGCCGGCTGACCGACTCGCCCGTCGCCGCCATGATGAAAATGCCGCCGCCGTCCCGTTCGGAGCGGAACGCGATGTGCTCGCCGTCGGGCGAGAACACCGGGGTGCTGTTGCCGGCGGGCGCGTTCGGCGTCAGCAGCACCGGGGTGCGCGATCCGACCCGCAGCAGATACAGGTTGTTGTCGTCCATCGCGACGTGCGTGTAGACGACGGTCTTGCCGTCGGGCGAGAGCGTGGGCTCCGTGCTGATGCCGCGGACGTCCGAGATCTGCTGGAAGGTCAGGGGCTGCGGACCCGCTTCGGCGGCGTTCGTCCACAGGTAATGGCCGCCGGCGATCCCCGCTCCGACGAGCGCGGCGGTGAGGCCCAGCCGCCAGGCCGGTCTCCGGCTCGGCACCGACAACACTGCCGCCGGTCCACTCGAGGTCGATACGCCCGCCTGCGCCTTCAGCGCGAACGCGAGGTCGCGCGCCGACTGAAAGCGCTCGCCCGGCTCCTTCTCGAGACAATGGCGGACCAGCTGATCCAGCGACGCGGGAATCGCGGCGTCAGGACGAGCGATCTCGACCGGATCTTCGCGGAGCACGGCGGTCATCGTCTCGGCGGCGGTCGGCCGCTCGAAGGGCTTGCGCCCGCTGACCATCTCGAACAGCACGCAGCCGAGCGAAAAGATGTCGGATCGATGGTCCGCAGGCAACCCTTTGACCTGCTCGGGCGACATGTAGCCGACCGTCCCCATCACCATGCCGGGATCCGTCTTGCGAAAGAACGTCGGGGAATTCGCGTCCTCAGCGTCGGGCATGTGCATCGGACGCGCGAGACCGAAATCGAGAATCTTCACAAGCCCGGCCGACGTGACGAAGAGGTTTTCCGGCTTGATGTCGCGGTGCACGAGTCCGGCGTCGTGTGCGGCGGCGAGTCCGAGCGCGACCTCACCGGCGATCGAGACGGCCTTCTTGATCGGCAGCGCCCCGCCGGCGAGGCGTTCGCGCAGCGTACCGCCTTCGAGCAGCTCCATCACGACGTAGGTCACTCCAGCATCGGCACCGACGTCGTGGATGGCGAGGATATTCGGGTGCGAGAGGGCCGCGACCGCTCTGGCCTCCCGCTCGAAGCGGGCCCGCGAGTCGGGGTCCGCAGCCAGGCTGGCGGGCAGCACCTTGATGGCCACGTCGCGGTCCAGGCGCGGATCGCGGGCGCGATAGACTTCGCCCATCCCGCCTGCGCCGAGGGGACCGGCGATGGTGTAGGGGCCGAGAGTCGCGCCCGTGGCAAATTGCATCCGAAGCTCGGCTATTATCCACGTAACGACATGAAACCATCGCTCTTTCTCGCGCTCGCCATGGCCGTCGTCCAGCAAGCCGCGGCG
This region includes:
- a CDS encoding amidohydrolase family protein, which codes for MPSRREFLETVTAAAVLPLLRRQGAPSSEWGSPVFDLHHHMRPAAAANLAHVDGAGITKANLLTRGAVRDQVQSVETLAPHRFTWFNAVDITKPEAEAQLTQAVKDGAQGFGELKFHVAADGPELRRMYALAAELKVPVLIHFQEVDHFEGEGTWSTGYAKTFEGILKAFPRTTFIGHADAFWANVSADYHNEAAYPSGPIARGGLTDRLLSDYANLYGDCSANSGNNALSRDPSFTPDFLKRHQDKLLFGSDCSCSDGHGAGVSQANNPAAARLAGRCVARETLAVLKAAAPPQIFSKIAWDNAHRLLRIPA
- a CDS encoding EAL domain-containing protein, translating into MTPWLAGWTPTSRLLELGALALSAMLTACLRAQDPSASQRAIMPPAFIIVFTTLLLEGSNVAMLVGAAVTLTPGFVTGRTVPVQALLDTGVVVVAIESAELVHAALARFIPNAFLWPWLAVPIAAAVVAYHLTQGLLVEVVVPLARRRSIDRSWPRRALAGCPVYLLGAVVSIGVVQVIDRRMWNVAPVLGVALWLGYRTYADYVHRLDEQHRRREVLDYLDQGMSVLDAAGRVTMWNDALERLLQTPARQAIGRPITSAVPALSGSDLPRAIADTMKDQQTRVLNNLRLPAGTETRMAQVRIVPVTGGVALLWQDTTERARAEHELRRSGERLALAAEGANDGLWQWNLQTQEFYVSARWRAMIGLPAHAASGGPSEWLDRVHAEDLAQLDAALQAHLAGTTQVFQHEHRIKHEDGEYRRFLCRGVAVRGKGYKPVRIAGSLTDTTEQAAAQERLRSVGFVDSLTGLSNRAVFVDGIGRRLEESRQRAGGGFAVLYLDLDRFKIVNDSLGHMVGDELLVAASRRLETCLRQGDTLARLGGDEFAVFLNGLNDDTQANAIAGRIQHTLSAPFSIAGREAFTSASIGIAFGPAHYGNPEEIMRDADTAMYHAKSRGKARHEVFDAAMHARVRDRLSLENDLRRAVAANDFEVHYQPIVMLASGMCVGFESLVRWKRNDEPVSPAMFVPIAEELGLIEPLGTWVMKEACRTFADWQRRFPGAGLDCITVNVSSRQLVQQNFLRVVQQTVRETGLTPAHLRVEITETALLDSPGEAAGILRDLRDFGVKVYLDDFGTGYSSLSHLHKLPVDALKIDRSFVASLLLPGRPAIVESILALARTLNTSVVAEGIENDIQARELERLGCTHAQGYLFSKPVSTQSAEAIVRAAVPLGPKRQQAVA
- a CDS encoding protein kinase, whose amino-acid sequence is MQFATGATLGPYTIAGPLGAGGMGEVYRARDPRLDRDVAIKVLPASLAADPDSRARFEREARAVAALSHPNILAIHDVGADAGVTYVVMELLEGGTLRERLAGGALPIKKAVSIAGEVALGLAAAHDAGLVHRDIKPENLFVTSAGLVKILDFGLARPMHMPDAEDANSPTFFRKTDPGMVMGTVGYMSPEQVKGLPADHRSDIFSLGCVLFEMVSGRKPFERPTAAETMTAVLREDPVEIARPDAAIPASLDQLVRHCLEKEPGERFQSARDLAFALKAQAGVSTSSGPAAVLSVPSRRPAWRLGLTAALVGAGIAGGHYLWTNAAEAGPQPLTFQQISDVRGISTEPTLSPDGKTVVYTHVAMDDNNLYLLRVGSRTPVLLTPNAPAGNSTPVFSPDGEHIAFRSERDGGGIFIMAATGESVSRLTDVGYNPSWSPDGKEIVVSHGRFISPTDRGSMADGLTVLNVASGDRRQVLKDADGMQPAWSPHGQRIAYWGLRQGSGQRDLWTIAADGSELDTGPTEVTNDTAVDWSPAWSPDGRFLYFSSRRGGTMNLWRVAIDEATGRTRGQPEPITTPSAWSGFYSFSRDGSRLAFASVNWRSTLFKLPFDSVRETVTGSPVPMLKGSHAIRDHAISPDQQWVALMETGERESIIVARTDGSEYRRITDDDFRNRSPQWSPDGKRLLFYSDRSGSYEVWTVRPDGSGLERLTRSLLPLNFPTWAPDGRRIPASAVSKPWWQIIDVTQPPAQPPAESMPQIAADTAFWPASWSADGRRLAGLAMHSDSTTGGTAVYDIAARQFTVIPMPTFNWSTPVWLPDNDRLLVRNDAGILLADVRTRATKLLLPVGGYSIGPQRGADRRRALDHLHRDGDGGGNLAGDVQRKAMTRRSLVLAVALAMTLTVK